A genomic stretch from Nymphalis io chromosome 25, ilAglIoxx1.1, whole genome shotgun sequence includes:
- the LOC126778309 gene encoding uncharacterized protein LOC126778309 isoform X2: MFLNIKTSLYVGCCFGLLFICFTVNATKTESTMFDLEKIDFMNTTNFTDRYTIPTTKTTTIRARTMIPRITFEENCDYLAYYCLKAYTTGKLCGRTLYYTYHTFKNYCLLDYVNCMERYEVYPYDDDYFLDQYYVIEDH, from the exons atgtttcttaatattaaaacgtCTTTGTACGTGGGATGTTGTTTCGGTTtgctatttatatgttttacag TCAACGCCACTAAAACGGAGTCAACTATGTTCGATCtagaaaaaatagattttatgaATACTACTAATTTTACAGACAG ATACACTATACCAACAACAAAAACGACGACAATACGGGCGCGAACTATGATACCGCGTATTACATTTGAAGAGAACTGCGACTACTTGGCCTATTATTGCTTAAAAGCCTACAC TACCGGAAAACTATGTGGCAGAACATTATATTACACTTACCATACGTTCAAAAACTACTGTTTACTTGATTACGTTAATTGCATGGAAAGATACGAag tctATCCTTATGACGACGATTACTTCTTAGATCAGTATTACGTTATAGAAGATCATTGA
- the LOC126778309 gene encoding uncharacterized protein LOC126778309 isoform X1: MFLNIKTSLYVGCCFGLLFICFTVNATKTESTMFDLEKIDFMNTTNFTDRYTIPTTKTTTIRARTMIPRITFEENCDYLAYYCLKAYTTGKLCGRTLYYTYHTFKNYCLLDYVNCMERYEVWQVVHMGECFNVTELTEYLLYPYDDDYFLDQYYVIEDH, encoded by the exons atgtttcttaatattaaaacgtCTTTGTACGTGGGATGTTGTTTCGGTTtgctatttatatgttttacag TCAACGCCACTAAAACGGAGTCAACTATGTTCGATCtagaaaaaatagattttatgaATACTACTAATTTTACAGACAG ATACACTATACCAACAACAAAAACGACGACAATACGGGCGCGAACTATGATACCGCGTATTACATTTGAAGAGAACTGCGACTACTTGGCCTATTATTGCTTAAAAGCCTACAC TACCGGAAAACTATGTGGCAGAACATTATATTACACTTACCATACGTTCAAAAACTACTGTTTACTTGATTACGTTAATTGCATGGAAAGATACGAag tGTGGCAAGTAGTTCACATGGGAGAATGCTTCAATGTCACTGAACTGACTGAATATTTAC tctATCCTTATGACGACGATTACTTCTTAGATCAGTATTACGTTATAGAAGATCATTGA